A genomic window from Longimicrobiaceae bacterium includes:
- the eno gene encoding phosphopyruvate hydratase → VLDSGAFGRAAVPSGASTGAHEANELRDGDTKRYGGKGVRKAVESVNGEIFDALSGMEAEEQVALDTALIELDGTPNKSRLGANAILAVSLAAARAAAEDCGLPLYRYLGGPLANVLPVPMMNILNGGAHAANNVDFQEFMVMPVGAETFSEGLRMGVEIFHSLKQVLSAARKSTSVGDEGGFAPDLATNEEALEVILEAIDRAGYKAGDEVVLALDVASSEMYRDGAYVFHKSSGDRRTAAEMVEFYRDWTKRYPIRSIEDALDENDWAGWKLLTDEIGAETQLVGDDLFVTNTERLGRGIKEGIANAILLKVNQIGTLTETLEAIEMARRAGFNAVMSHRSGETEDTFIADLAVATGVGQIKTGSASRTDRVAKYNQLLRIEEELGAAARYPGRALWG, encoded by the coding sequence CGTGCTCGACAGCGGTGCGTTCGGCCGCGCAGCGGTGCCGTCAGGGGCCTCGACCGGCGCGCACGAGGCCAACGAACTGCGCGACGGCGATACCAAGCGCTATGGCGGCAAGGGCGTGCGGAAGGCGGTCGAATCCGTCAACGGCGAGATCTTCGACGCGCTCTCCGGCATGGAGGCCGAGGAGCAGGTCGCGCTCGACACCGCGCTGATCGAGCTCGACGGCACGCCCAACAAGAGCCGCCTGGGCGCCAACGCCATCCTGGCCGTCTCGCTCGCCGCCGCCCGCGCCGCGGCCGAGGACTGCGGCCTGCCGCTGTACCGCTACCTGGGCGGCCCGCTGGCCAACGTGCTGCCGGTGCCCATGATGAACATCCTGAACGGCGGCGCGCACGCGGCCAACAACGTGGACTTCCAGGAGTTCATGGTGATGCCGGTGGGCGCCGAGACGTTCAGCGAGGGCCTGCGGATGGGCGTGGAGATCTTCCACTCGCTCAAGCAGGTGCTCTCGGCTGCCCGCAAGAGCACGTCGGTGGGCGACGAGGGCGGCTTCGCGCCGGACCTGGCGACGAACGAGGAGGCGCTGGAGGTGATCCTGGAGGCCATCGACCGCGCGGGCTACAAGGCGGGCGACGAGGTGGTGCTGGCGCTGGACGTCGCCAGCTCGGAGATGTACCGCGACGGCGCCTACGTCTTCCACAAGTCGTCCGGAGACCGGCGCACGGCCGCGGAGATGGTGGAGTTCTACCGCGACTGGACGAAGCGCTACCCCATCCGCTCCATCGAAGACGCGCTGGACGAGAACGACTGGGCGGGCTGGAAGCTGCTCACCGATGAGATCGGCGCCGAGACGCAGCTGGTGGGCGACGACCTGTTCGTGACCAACACCGAGCGCCTTGGCCGCGGCATCAAGGAGGGCATCGCCAACGCTATCCTGCTCAAGGTGAACCAGATCGGCACGCTCACCGAGACGCTGGAAGCCATCGAGATGGCGCGCAGGGCGGGCTTCAACGCCGTGATGTCGCACCGCTCTGGCGAGACGGAGGACACCTTCATCGCGGACCTGGCGGTGGCGACGGGGGTGGGGCAGATCAAGACGGGAAGCGCCAGCCGCACCGACCGCGTGGCCAAGTACAACCAGCTCCTCCGCATAGAGGAAGAGCTGGGCGCCGCTGCGCGCTACCCGGGCCGCGCGCTGTGGGGCTGA